From the genome of Falco cherrug isolate bFalChe1 chromosome 14, bFalChe1.pri, whole genome shotgun sequence, one region includes:
- the MAF gene encoding transcription factor Maf, protein MASELAMSSSDLPTSPLAMEYVNDFDLMKFEVKKEPVETDRIISQCGRLIAGGSLSSTPMSTPCSSVPPSPSFSAPSPGSGTDQKTHLEDYYWMTGYPQQLNPEALGFSPEDAVEALINSSHHPLPGAFDGYARGQQLAAAAGAGGSVPAEEMGSAAAVVSAVIAAAAAQGGAPHYHHHHHHPHHGGGGGGGHPHAAAPGSAPPSSASSAAGSGGGGGGGGGGGAGGLHHPHHGGGGGGGGLHFDDRFSDEQLVTMSVRELNRQLRGVSKEEVIRLKQKRRTLKNRGYAQSCRFKRVQQRHVLESEKNQLLQQVEHLKQEISRLVRERDAYKEKYEKLVSNGFRENGSSSDNPSSPEFFMYPRESSTTVM, encoded by the coding sequence ATGGCATCAGAACTGGCAATGAGCAGCTCCGACCTGCCCACCAGTCCCCTGGCCATGGAATATGTTAATGACTTCGATCTGATGAAGTTTGAAGTGAAAAAGGAGCCGGTGGAGACCGATCGCATTATCAGCCAGTGCGGCCGCTTGATCGCCGGGGGATCGCTCTCTTCCACCCCGATGAGCACGCCCTGCAGCTCGGTGCCCCCGTCCCCCAGCTTCTCGGCGCCCAGCCCCGGCTCCGGCACCGACCAGAAGACCCACCTGGAAGACTACTACTGGATGACGGGCTACCCGCAGCAGCTCAACCCGGAGGCGCTGGGCTTCAGCCCCGAGGACGCGGTGGAGGCGCTGATCAACAGCAGCCACCACCCGCTGCCCGGCGCCTTCGATGGCTATGCTAGAGGGCAGCAGCTGGCCGCGGCCGCCGGCGCCGGCGGCTCCGTGCCGGCCGAGGAGATGGGCTCGGCGGCCGCCGTGGTGTCGGCGGTGAtcgccgcggcggcggcgcagggCGGCGCGccccactaccaccaccaccaccaccacccgcaccacggcggcggcggcggcggcgggcaccCCCACGCCGCGGCGCCGGGCAGCGCGCCGCCCTCCTCCGCCTCCTCGGCGGCCGGCtccggcggtggcggcggcggcggcggcggcggcggcgccggggggcTGCACCACCCGCAccacggcggcggcggcggcggcggcggcctgCACTTCGACGACCGCTTCTCCGACGAGCAGCTGGTGACCATGTCGGTGCGGGAGCTGAACCGGCAGCTGCGGGGCGTCAGCAAGGAAGAGGTGATCCGGCtgaagcagaagaggaggaCCCTCAAAAACAGGGGCTATGCCCAGTCCTGCCGCTTCAAGAGGGTCCAGCAGCGGCACGTCCTGGAGTCGGAGAAgaaccagctgctgcagcaagtgGAGCACCTAAAGCAGGAGATCTCCAGGCTGGTCCGGGAGAGGGACGCCTACAAGGAAAAGTACGAGAAGCTGGTCAGCAATGGCTTCAGAGAAAACGGATCCAGCAGCGACAACCCTTCCTCTCCAGAGTTTTTCAT
- the LOC114015431 gene encoding myosin IC heavy chain-like, with the protein MHQSEGLSLFLAVSRVIFLLLLLFCFVIFNTSWCLSSGLSHAKCRARREVHRGREEGEESEDKKKKLKIKVGIATKIITVGFKKKKKRRKKYNKTSTPKLQQEDEKYFKGFIQQESLKALQSFIALLTSNGKLTGRPGQWAPAIPALISIIYRNKETFRSCQSGPHQLTVSWGALNPLLPAALPDGRLRTGRSPPPAPRRSAPGPRQPGCPLPCAPPAVRALPRGGLPAAAPRGRGELLRPGGAAAAGAWRGPGSAAPPPGPAAGTCPAPPRRAWRSAGGVLRGRGIGASAVPPPSPRGAKALQVCQPRGRPRRTWPAGPD; encoded by the exons ATGCATCAGAGCGAGGGGCTCTCGCTATTC CTGGCGGTGTCGcgagtaatttttttgttgttgttgttgttttgttttgttatttttaacactTCATGGTGCCTTTCCTCTGGGCTTTCTCACGCAAAGTGCAGAGCGAGAAGAGAGGTTCAtcggggaagggaggagggagaagagagtgaagacaaaaaaaaaaaattaaaaatcaaagtcGGTATCGCAACCAAAATAATAACAgtagggtttaaaaaaaaaaaaaagaggagaaaaaaatacaacaaaacctCGACCCCAAAGCTACAgcaagaagatgaaaaatattttaaaggtttcaTCCAGCAGGAGAGTTTAAAAGCATTGCAGAGTTTTATAGCGCTCCTGACGTCAAATGGGAAATTGACTGGGCGGCCGGGCCAATGGGCGCCCGCCATCCCAGCCCTCATTAGCATAATATATAGAAACAAGGAAACTTTTCGGAGCTGTCAATCAGGGCCCCATCAGCTGACTGTCAGCTGGGGCGCGCTTAACCCCCTCCTGCCCGCCGCGCTCCCGGACGGGCGGCTGCGGACGGGccgctcccccccgcccgctccgcgccgctccgcgccgggGCCCCGGCAGCCGGGCTGCCCGCTGCCGTGCGCGCCTCCGGCCGTGCGCGCTCTGCCCCGGGGCGGCCTGCCGGCTGCTGCCCCGCGGGGGCGCGGGGAGCTCCTGCGGCCGGGCggagcggcagcggcgggcgcCTGGCGGGGACCCGGCAGCGCGGCGCCGCCTCCGGGGCCGGCAGCGGGTacctgccccgctcccccgcggCGGGCCTGGCGCTCAGCCGGGGGGGTTCTGCGGGGACGGGGCATCGGTGCCTCCGCGGTCCCCCCGCCCTCGCCGAGAGGTGCGAAAGCCCTGCAAGTTTgccagccccgcggccgcccccgccgcacTTGGCCTGCTGGCCCGGACTAA